A single window of Fervidicoccus fontis Kam940 DNA harbors:
- a CDS encoding aspartate aminotransferase family protein: MTEKYLQERKDYVISAVSLYHPITVIRGENAFLFDTEGKKYIDFTSGIGVTSLGHANPELIDAAVEQLRKLWHISIMNLNYPSYVELAKKISEVSPGKEKKRVAFWNSGSEAIDNAIKVARQATGRHVIVAFENAFHGRGTYGPALAATGKYMPYKESMEPFSQGVELLPYPYCYRCPFRHEYPECGLACLDYMKKWFTHARYPPNRIAAFLMEMIQGEGGFVVPPKEYVKELKSFLESNGILLIDDEVQAGFARTGKMWAVEHFDVEPDIMAFAKAVANGLPLSGIAVRESIAEKVHLGSLGGTFGGNPVSCAVGLKVLEIMKRDNLPARAEMLGRIIRKRLEEMYEKYEIIGDVRGLGIMQAIEIVKDRKTKEPDEDITKKIINTARERGLLLLIAGLYSNVIRLHPPLTIEEDVLKRGLDILDESIKEALKKK, from the coding sequence TTGACGGAAAAATATCTTCAGGAAAGGAAAGATTACGTAATAAGTGCAGTTTCCCTATACCATCCGATAACCGTCATAAGAGGAGAAAATGCTTTTTTATTTGATACTGAAGGAAAAAAATACATAGATTTCACCTCAGGGATCGGAGTTACCTCTCTAGGACATGCAAATCCTGAGCTTATCGATGCGGCTGTAGAGCAGCTGAGAAAGTTGTGGCACATATCAATAATGAACCTCAATTATCCTTCATATGTTGAGCTGGCAAAAAAGATATCCGAAGTATCTCCAGGAAAGGAGAAGAAAAGAGTTGCATTCTGGAACAGCGGATCAGAGGCGATTGACAACGCTATTAAGGTGGCAAGACAGGCGACTGGAAGGCATGTAATAGTTGCATTCGAAAATGCATTTCACGGAAGAGGCACTTACGGTCCAGCGCTGGCTGCTACAGGAAAATATATGCCATACAAAGAGAGCATGGAGCCATTTTCCCAAGGAGTTGAGCTTCTTCCATATCCTTATTGTTACAGATGTCCATTTAGGCACGAATATCCGGAATGTGGTCTAGCTTGTCTAGATTATATGAAAAAGTGGTTTACACATGCAAGATATCCTCCCAACAGAATTGCTGCATTTTTAATGGAGATGATCCAGGGAGAGGGAGGCTTCGTCGTTCCTCCAAAGGAGTATGTAAAGGAGCTGAAGAGCTTTTTGGAGTCAAATGGCATTCTGCTGATAGATGATGAAGTTCAAGCAGGATTTGCGAGGACTGGAAAAATGTGGGCAGTTGAGCACTTTGATGTCGAGCCAGATATAATGGCATTTGCAAAGGCGGTAGCCAACGGCCTTCCACTCTCGGGAATCGCAGTTAGAGAGAGCATCGCGGAAAAAGTGCATTTAGGCTCCCTTGGGGGAACCTTTGGTGGAAACCCGGTCTCCTGCGCCGTTGGATTGAAAGTTTTAGAAATAATGAAAAGAGACAACCTTCCTGCTAGGGCTGAAATGCTTGGAAGGATAATTAGAAAGCGGCTAGAAGAAATGTATGAAAAATATGAAATAATAGGGGATGTGCGTGGCTTGGGGATAATGCAGGCAATAGAGATTGTAAAGGATAGAAAGACAAAAGAACCGGACGAGGATATAACAAAAAAGATAATAAATACAGCTAGAGAAAGGGGTCTTCTTTTGCTCATAGCCGGTCTATACTCTAATGTTATTAGGCTACATCCGCCTTTAACAATCGAAGAAGACGTGCTAAAAAGAGGGCTCGATATATTAGATGAGTCAATAAAAGAAGCTTTAAAAAAGAAGTAA
- a CDS encoding thermopsin, whose translation MRKKVLCLAFTIIFVTAIASISNVALVENSSVARSEPFGEVPEKSSLSYVSIQPNYFLYYPIQVESGMNITFEVNSSEIVDVYLMTPSQLSTFKSSGSIEYLYSYRGYNISANIGPMHYGTYYLVVYNDASNEIAYVSYQVSTIPIDVYSYYNSLPAPIGIADYGVVNSSGVLIPYELLYKEAIGIANIYSIEAYNSTSPSGVSEYGASLQLNVVLQVNTTYGSYTYWVQNVPNFWTNNNTLFFVDNVWNFTSHFSFLTNQSVKGNGYVYVDNVGEDYYAYSTEMRKYTLPLNLKLAVSENFSSNAVYISFGYSLGESEEITWYDKVIIPQTGITSASFIISGFSQTPSGHFYDSELVFGGEGNREITNFTKMNAQLMLKYVLENETIVLPMSLYGFGSDTAEGADDLSTNLIDGIPTVQIGSGNFYPVFYSVNLSKLSAKIAISYPNADADVGFPIEISSQIIGGLPPYTYIIYVDGSPIYQLTSYSDKLNFLAFVQPLNEGGHYIVIEVNDSLGNSFFSNSYTINVNPDPFVFISANATETDVGVPISISFYAFNGTPQYTYSIYANGSLIDSGSILQQGSKVNVTYAPSASGVVFVVLYLQDSANFTVEKLLEIKVNSPPAISLDYARSNSDVGVPIAFTVNVSSGTPPFMYIWMINGTPVAFNTSQYILNATYPGSYYVKAIAKDSAGYEVSKEIKVDVNPDPVMSNFTYISSSSNFLFENNKVEVFVSVNNGTPPYIYTWYLNGKIVSTSSEPEYTFSLANGLNKIQVKVTDSAGFSVYSSIINIVASYNYLALVGLGSAFILTALIIIGYLKKK comes from the coding sequence ATGAGGAAGAAAGTTCTTTGCCTTGCTTTTACAATTATTTTTGTTACTGCTATTGCGAGTATTTCTAATGTTGCACTTGTTGAAAATAGCTCAGTTGCAAGATCTGAGCCTTTCGGAGAAGTGCCAGAAAAAAGCTCATTAAGTTATGTGAGCATCCAACCTAACTACTTTCTCTACTATCCTATACAAGTTGAAAGCGGAATGAACATAACATTTGAGGTAAATTCCAGTGAAATAGTAGATGTGTATCTTATGACTCCTTCCCAATTATCTACTTTTAAATCTTCCGGCTCAATCGAATATCTTTATTCCTATAGAGGATATAACATTTCAGCTAATATAGGTCCTATGCATTACGGAACTTACTATCTAGTAGTTTACAATGATGCCTCGAACGAAATAGCTTATGTAAGCTACCAGGTTTCAACGATCCCTATAGATGTATATTCATATTATAACAGCCTTCCTGCGCCAATCGGAATTGCGGACTATGGGGTTGTAAATTCCTCGGGAGTCCTAATTCCATATGAATTGCTTTACAAGGAAGCTATTGGAATAGCGAACATATACTCAATAGAGGCATATAATTCAACGTCTCCATCTGGGGTTTCAGAATACGGAGCTAGTCTTCAGCTCAACGTTGTTCTTCAGGTGAATACAACATACGGATCTTATACATATTGGGTTCAGAACGTTCCAAATTTCTGGACTAATAATAATACTTTGTTCTTTGTAGATAACGTTTGGAACTTTACTTCACATTTTTCTTTCCTTACAAACCAGAGCGTTAAAGGAAATGGGTATGTTTATGTTGACAACGTAGGAGAAGACTACTATGCTTATTCAACAGAAATGAGAAAATATACTCTTCCTTTGAACTTAAAACTTGCAGTGAGCGAAAATTTCTCAAGTAACGCTGTATACATCTCATTTGGATATTCTCTGGGAGAAAGCGAAGAAATTACTTGGTACGATAAAGTTATTATACCACAAACAGGGATAACATCAGCTTCATTTATAATCTCGGGCTTCTCCCAAACTCCAAGCGGACATTTTTACGACTCTGAATTGGTGTTCGGAGGAGAAGGGAATAGAGAGATCACTAATTTTACAAAAATGAATGCCCAGCTGATGCTTAAATATGTTCTGGAGAATGAAACAATTGTTCTTCCCATGTCTCTATATGGATTTGGGAGCGATACAGCTGAAGGAGCAGATGACCTCTCGACAAATTTAATTGATGGAATTCCCACGGTTCAAATAGGGAGCGGAAATTTTTATCCTGTGTTCTACTCGGTCAATCTCTCTAAACTCAGCGCAAAAATTGCAATATCATATCCAAATGCAGATGCAGATGTCGGTTTTCCAATTGAAATAAGTTCTCAGATCATCGGAGGTCTTCCCCCATATACTTACATTATTTATGTAGACGGTTCTCCAATCTATCAGCTAACTTCCTATTCAGATAAGCTAAACTTTTTAGCATTTGTTCAGCCTCTGAATGAGGGAGGGCATTATATTGTTATTGAAGTAAATGATTCTTTAGGGAATTCCTTTTTTTCAAATAGTTATACTATAAATGTAAACCCAGATCCTTTCGTTTTTATTTCTGCAAATGCAACAGAAACAGATGTCGGTGTACCAATAAGTATCTCATTTTATGCATTTAACGGCACTCCTCAGTACACCTACTCTATCTATGCCAATGGGTCTCTTATAGATAGTGGAAGTATTTTGCAGCAAGGGAGCAAAGTTAATGTTACATATGCTCCAAGCGCCTCTGGAGTTGTCTTCGTTGTTCTATATTTACAAGACTCTGCGAATTTCACCGTAGAAAAGCTTCTTGAAATAAAAGTAAACAGTCCTCCAGCGATCAGTCTTGATTATGCAAGAAGTAATAGTGATGTAGGCGTTCCAATAGCTTTTACTGTAAATGTGAGCTCAGGGACTCCTCCTTTTATGTATATATGGATGATCAACGGAACTCCCGTTGCTTTTAACACCTCTCAGTATATACTTAATGCGACCTATCCAGGAAGCTATTATGTTAAAGCCATTGCAAAAGACTCAGCAGGATATGAAGTTTCAAAAGAGATCAAAGTAGATGTAAATCCAGATCCCGTTATGAGTAACTTCACATATATTTCTTCATCAAGTAACTTTTTGTTTGAAAACAACAAGGTCGAGGTCTTTGTAAGCGTTAATAACGGTACGCCTCCATACATTTATACATGGTATTTAAACGGAAAGATCGTATCAACAAGCAGTGAGCCGGAATATACATTTTCTCTAGCGAATGGCTTAAATAAAATTCAAGTAAAAGTAACGGATTCAGCAGGATTCAGCGTATATAGCTCAATTATAAACATAGTTGCTTCATATAACTATTTAGCATTGGTAGGTTTAGGATCCGCTTTTATCTTAACCGCATTAATAATTATAGGATATTTAAAGAAAAAGTAA
- a CDS encoding Nramp family divalent metal transporter — MTGKLENLKRILAIGPATLVSVAYIDPGNFGTNIEAGSKYGLTLLWVVWLSGAMAIMFQYISGKVGIVTEKGLLDVSMAKLRKNEKKLYFFGLFIAILATDMAEFVGMAVGFHLILGIPLSISAGLSVVDVLLLFLLTEDLGRMEIVIAGLVGIVGLSYLIELVIVHANPEEILMHSFIPYLSGSEMILTATSIIGATIMPHAIILHSYLSAEKSAGKGGIKQKRGN, encoded by the coding sequence TTGACCGGAAAGCTTGAAAACCTAAAGAGAATTCTAGCTATAGGTCCAGCAACTTTAGTTTCTGTCGCATATATTGATCCGGGAAATTTTGGGACGAATATTGAAGCTGGCTCTAAATACGGGCTCACTCTGCTTTGGGTCGTCTGGCTTTCCGGAGCAATGGCGATCATGTTTCAGTATATTTCCGGAAAGGTTGGTATTGTCACGGAAAAAGGACTGCTTGACGTATCGATGGCAAAGCTCAGAAAAAATGAAAAAAAGCTCTACTTTTTCGGACTGTTTATTGCGATACTCGCCACCGACATGGCGGAGTTCGTAGGTATGGCTGTCGGTTTTCACCTAATTTTAGGCATACCGCTCTCAATTTCAGCTGGCCTCTCAGTTGTGGATGTTCTCTTGCTTTTTTTACTTACTGAAGACTTAGGGAGAATGGAAATTGTAATAGCAGGACTTGTAGGGATTGTTGGATTAAGCTACTTGATCGAGTTAGTAATTGTTCATGCTAATCCTGAAGAAATTCTCATGCATTCATTCATCCCTTATTTAAGTGGAAGTGAAATGATCCTGACCGCAACAAGCATAATAGGTGCGACAATAATGCCTCATGCAATTATTCTTCATTCGTATTTGTCTGCAGAAAAGTCAGCAGGGAAAGGAGGAATTAAACAAAAAAGGGGAAATTAA
- a CDS encoding divalent metal cation transporter, which yields MQLFFIRICLQKSQQGKEELNKKGEIKNHLKETLVNLGGASLVNAAIQIMSYYAFYLKGLTNITSLESAYYTLAPLFGALASWIFAISLFSSGLSSSMVSVIAGVKILESYFGTPTKQWKVRLMLRLINMVPFLIAVYLGVDMMSILVYTQAILSFSLPLVLFPLINISKDGNLMGGYKISKPLYVISLVSTVFIVLINIAMFVF from the coding sequence ATGCAATTATTCTTCATTCGTATTTGTCTGCAGAAAAGTCAGCAGGGAAAGGAGGAATTAAACAAAAAAGGGGAAATTAAGAACCATCTTAAAGAAACACTCGTTAATTTAGGAGGTGCCAGCCTTGTTAATGCTGCAATACAGATAATGAGCTATTATGCATTTTATCTAAAAGGGTTGACTAATATTACTAGCTTGGAAAGTGCGTATTACACATTAGCTCCTCTTTTCGGTGCTTTAGCATCATGGATTTTTGCGATCTCTCTCTTCTCGTCTGGATTGAGCTCCTCTATGGTAAGTGTAATAGCTGGAGTAAAGATATTGGAAAGCTATTTTGGAACTCCTACTAAGCAGTGGAAAGTTAGGTTAATGCTGAGATTGATAAATATGGTGCCATTTCTAATTGCAGTTTACCTTGGAGTGGACATGATGAGCATTCTCGTCTATACCCAGGCAATTCTCTCTTTCTCTCTTCCCCTTGTGCTCTTTCCTCTTATTAATATAAGTAAAGATGGAAATTTAATGGGAGGATACAAAATTAGTAAGCCTCTTTACGTTATATCCTTAGTATCTACCGTATTTATTGTCCTAATAAACATCGCTATGTTTGTCTTTTAA
- a CDS encoding nucleotidyltransferase domain-containing protein — protein sequence MFSYKANFKNYIEIGRKIKEIVNSFDPNAKLYIFGSAVKGKNVASSDIDILIITEKIELKYEIMVKVFKSIDEPIELHIITREIFDKWYRRFIPIEELVEI from the coding sequence ATGTTTTCCTATAAAGCAAATTTTAAAAATTATATAGAAATAGGGAGAAAAATTAAAGAAATTGTAAACAGCTTTGACCCTAATGCAAAACTATATATTTTTGGCTCAGCTGTCAAGGGAAAAAACGTAGCCTCAAGCGACATTGATATTTTGATAATAACAGAAAAAATTGAATTGAAATATGAAATAATGGTGAAGGTTTTTAAATCGATAGATGAACCAATCGAGCTACACATTATTACTAGAGAGATTTTTGATAAGTGGTATAGAAGATTTATACCGATTGAAGAGCTTGTTGAAATATAG
- a CDS encoding HEPN domain-containing protein, whose amino-acid sequence MSFEEAEIIKRRAEAFLRNSEDLIGKKEWDLAVFSLEQYCQLILKYKMLVHFGTYPRTHSIRRLIKDLTKINTKLRSFIEDEDKLHYIARLEEAYVASRYFPYTYEEKETISLFKFVKEVFKPIIDEL is encoded by the coding sequence CTGTCTTTTGAAGAAGCGGAAATCATAAAGAGAAGGGCTGAAGCTTTTTTAAGGAATTCTGAGGATCTTATTGGGAAAAAGGAATGGGACCTCGCAGTTTTTAGCTTGGAGCAGTACTGCCAGCTTATTTTAAAATATAAAATGCTGGTGCATTTTGGAACTTATCCAAGGACTCATTCAATTAGAAGACTTATAAAAGATTTAACAAAAATAAATACAAAATTGCGTTCATTTATTGAAGACGAGGATAAACTGCATTACATAGCAAGATTAGAGGAGGCATACGTGGCTTCAAGATATTTCCCTTATACTTATGAAGAAAAGGAAACAATTAGCCTTTTTAAATTTGTCAAAGAAGTATTTAAACCTATAATTGATGAATTATAA
- a CDS encoding radical SAM protein, with protein sequence MNSRIERALSWYYGILRGRYPPKYKIARSLEVDVKLTSLSLQELWSLHEEFEKEFHKLSNDIMKDESIELRDSSNNSYLDLKIEILKRMLTNCEYCERKCGSNRLTDKGKFCKVDYKTYISSYFLHYGEEYPLVPSGTIFYSGCNLRCVYCQNYEISQSFPLKGKVVAPQQLAAIQDKLVKEGAKNINHVGGEPTPYTHAIVESFKYLKTNTPQIWNSNFYMSEKLTILLRDLIDLWLPDFKYWDDSHAIVLSAAPRYREAVIRNLLLIENEGSIILRHLVLPNHVKCCSIPIIEWLSKNMPKDWLVVNIMDQYYPTYRVLSESERWRDLNRKVRKDEYFEVVDYAAKEDLILI encoded by the coding sequence TTGAACTCAAGAATCGAGAGAGCACTAAGCTGGTACTATGGAATATTAAGAGGAAGGTATCCGCCCAAATATAAGATCGCTAGAAGTCTTGAAGTCGATGTTAAGTTGACCTCCCTTAGCCTACAAGAGCTTTGGTCTTTACATGAAGAATTTGAGAAAGAATTTCATAAGTTATCAAACGACATAATGAAAGACGAATCCATCGAGCTACGAGATTCTTCTAATAATTCATATTTGGACCTTAAAATTGAAATACTAAAAAGAATGCTTACAAATTGCGAATATTGCGAGAGAAAATGCGGATCGAATAGGTTAACAGATAAGGGAAAATTCTGCAAAGTGGATTATAAGACATATATTTCATCATATTTTCTGCACTACGGAGAAGAATATCCACTTGTTCCAAGCGGGACAATTTTTTACTCTGGATGCAATCTCAGATGTGTTTATTGCCAGAACTATGAAATCTCTCAAAGCTTTCCACTCAAAGGAAAAGTCGTAGCACCTCAGCAGCTTGCTGCAATACAGGATAAGCTTGTAAAAGAAGGTGCAAAGAATATAAATCATGTAGGTGGAGAGCCTACCCCTTATACACATGCAATTGTTGAAAGCTTTAAATATCTAAAAACGAATACGCCTCAGATATGGAACAGCAATTTCTATATGAGCGAGAAACTCACTATACTGCTCAGAGATCTCATAGATCTTTGGCTTCCAGACTTTAAATACTGGGATGATTCTCATGCAATAGTGCTCTCCGCTGCACCAAGGTATAGAGAAGCTGTAATCAGAAATTTGTTATTGATAGAAAATGAAGGTAGCATCATATTAAGGCATTTAGTGCTTCCAAACCATGTGAAGTGTTGCAGTATCCCGATAATTGAATGGCTTTCTAAAAACATGCCGAAGGATTGGCTTGTTGTAAACATTATGGATCAGTACTATCCTACTTATAGGGTGTTATCAGAAAGCGAGAGGTGGAGAGATTTAAATCGGAAAGTGAGAAAAGATGAATATTTTGAAGTAGTTGATTATGCAGCTAAAGAAGATCTTATTTTAATTTAA